The genomic region ACCGCGACTCGCTCTCGAAGACGGTTCGGTTCGCCGAGGACAACGGGCTGACCTTCGAGGTGCGAGCCATCCGGCAACTCGAAGGCGAACCCGCCGGTCGCTACGGTCTCACCGAAGCCCAGTTCGAGGCGCTCGAAACCGCGCTCGAAGCGGGCTACTACGAGGTTCCCCGTCGGACCGACCAAAGCGACCTCGCCGACAGACTGGAGATCTCCCATCAGGCGCTCTCCGAACGGCTGCGCCGGGCGACCGGCGCGCTCGTCGAGGACGCGCTGCTGGTCGGTGCGGTCGAGACGCGCCGCGACGACTCCTGACGCAAGCGACAGAATATAACTGCTCGCCGCCGAAGTGGGTAGAAATGAGTTCGTCAGGTGCCGAACAGCCGACCGACACGCGCGAGGAGATCATGGAAGCGACCTATCGCGCGCTCTGCAAGCACGGCTACGCCAACCTGACGATGCAGGCCATCGCCGACGAGTTCGAGAAGACCAAGGCCGTCTTGCACTACCACTACGACACGAAAGACCAACTGCTCGCGGCCTTCCTCGAACACCTCCTCGATCGGTTCACGGGTCGGCTCGACGTCGACGACGACGATCCGGACGCACGCCTCGACGCGCTCATCGACGAACTCCTCCTCGGTCTCGGCGATGGAAGCGAGGAGAACCGCGAGTTCCACACGGCGTTGCTCGAACTGCGCGCACAGGCTCCGCACAATGCCGCCTTCCGCGAACAGCTCACGGCGAACCACGACCTCCTCCGGGAGCTTCTCACGACCGTCATCGACGATGGCATCGAGCAGGACGTCTTCCACGAGGTCGACGCCGAGCGGATGGCGGTGCTGATTCTGGCGACGATGCTCGGCGGGCGCGTCCACCACATCACCCTCGACCGCGAGGAGGCGGCCCTCGACGTGCGCGACGCCCTCGAAGCCGAAGTCCTCACAAATCTCCGAAAGGACTGAAATTCCGGCTCTCAGCGCCGGAGACGGCGCGCCGCCAGCCCACCGATACCGGCGAGCGCGGCGAGCACGCCAAAGCCCGCCCCGTCGCCACTCGTTTCGGTTCCGCCCGTTTCGCTCGATGCTGCGGTCCCGTTTGCGCCACCCGATTCGTTCGCGGTGGCTTCCGGCGCGGTCGCCGCGCCGCTCGTCGTCGTTTCGCCCGTGGCAGTCGTCCCGGTCGCGTCATCGTTCGCTGTGGCCGCTTCGGTCCGTGGCCCGGTCATCGCCGTGGCCTCGGTGGCGGTCGCGTTCGTTGTCCCGGCGGTTGCCGTTCCCGTTGTCCCCGTGGCGGTGATGCGGTTCACCGACCCGCCGAGGTCGCCGGCGGAGGTCAGGGCGTACAGTTCGCCGTCGGCGTCGCGGGCGATGGCGATGAGGTAGCCCTCGACCACACCGCCCTCCGCGCCCTCAACCTGTAACTGCTCGAACTCCCACAGTCCCTTCCTGGTGGGGGTGGCCGCGAACAGCGATGCGCGCGGTTCGCCCTCTTTGCTGTAGTCGCCGAAGACGAACTTCCCGTCGAGGGCGTCGA from Halococcus sediminicola harbors:
- a CDS encoding TetR/AcrR family transcriptional regulator, with amino-acid sequence MSSSGAEQPTDTREEIMEATYRALCKHGYANLTMQAIADEFEKTKAVLHYHYDTKDQLLAAFLEHLLDRFTGRLDVDDDDPDARLDALIDELLLGLGDGSEENREFHTALLELRAQAPHNAAFREQLTANHDLLRELLTTVIDDGIEQDVFHEVDAERMAVLILATMLGGRVHHITLDREEAALDVRDALEAEVLTNLRKD